In Henningerozyma blattae CBS 6284 chromosome 6, complete genome, the following are encoded in one genomic region:
- the CBP6 gene encoding Cbp6p (similar to Saccharomyces cerevisiae CBP6 (YBR120C); ancestral locus Anc_3.380), whose translation MSQVQIAAKQLINTIQKFPKDKIKHIVSFKDTQIERFSKIAGIKTSHTEKKQVSMNDLKDIVNRTSGPLGLQASVMKKIQNGLANETMSVEMLNEQNIALQNLLSNKYKNYYEVGDKLYKPSGNPQYYERIMNEIEGKKKETFGSALRTVFFGK comes from the coding sequence ATGTCACAAGTACAAATAGCTGCAAagcaattaataaataccattcaaaaatttcctaaggataaaattaaacatATTGTTTCGTTCAAGGATACCCAAATAGAGCGTTTCAGTAAAATAGCTGGTATCAAAACTTCACATACTGAGAAAAAGCAAGTATCAATGaatgatttgaaagataTAGTTAATAGAACATCGGGACCTCTGGGCTTGCAAGCTAGtgtaatgaaaaaaattcaaaatggATTAGCTAATGAAACGATGAGCGTTGAGATGTTGAATGAACAGAATATTGCATTAcagaatttattatctaacaaatataaaaactATTATGAAGTCGGggataaattatataaaccGTCTGGTAACCCTCAATATTACGAGAGAATAATGAATGAAATAGAAGgtaaaaagaaagaaacaTTTGGATCAGCCCTAAGAACAGTGTTTTTCGGTAAATAG
- the TBLA0F03110 gene encoding uncharacterized protein (similar to Saccharomyces cerevisiae GRS1 (YBR121C) and GRS2 (YPR081C); ancestral locus Anc_3.381) codes for MDSAQVSQTRQNYQFSREQMEGVMKRRFFYAPSFEIYGGISGLYDYGPAGCAFQANVIDEWRKHFVLEENMLEVDCSMLTPHTVLKTSGHVDKFSDWMCKDLKSGEIFRADHLIEQVLQNRLTEHKRICNQHERDNPKLLEGQKTTKGKNGLLFKELTEEEIEDYENILARIDGFSGEDLGNIMIKYNIRNPVTFEPLQPPTAFNLMFETAIGPSGQLKGFLRPETAQGQFLNFNKLLDFNSGKVPFASASIGKSFRNEISPRAGLLRVREFLMAEIEHFLDPLDKTHPKFKTVADLKVPLLHRSAQESGETTPIIMTLGQAVRMKMIDNETLGYFMGRIYQFLIKVGADPKKLRFRQHLDTEMAHYAADCWDTELKTSYGWIECVGCADRSAYDLTVHSKKSNEKMVVKQMLPSPVEITRWEIDINRKLFGPRFRKDSKIIETALLKSTQKELQKYASSLLKDGSFAITVPGFTEEFSIDSELVTIEKKKKLEHVREYVPNVIEPSFGIGRIIYSIFEHSFWVRPEDSARGVLSFPPLVAPTKVLIVPLSNNKDLIPITTKVSEALKSIKIPFKIDDSGVSIGKRYARNDELGTPFGITIDFDSLKDESVTLRERDSTKQIRGSISDIIQSIKDISYNNISWEDSTKSLKIFQS; via the coding sequence ATGGATTCTGCACAAGTTTCTCAAACACGCCAAAACTACCAATTTAGTAGAGAACAAATGGAAGGCGTAATGAAAAGGAGATTTTTTTATGCCCCttcatttgaaatatatggTGGAATTTCTGGACTTTACGACTATGGTCCTGCCGGGTGTGCCTTCCAAGCAAATGTTATTGATGAATGGAGAAAGCATTTTGTCTTGGAAGAAAATATGCTTGAAGTAGATTGTTCTATGTTAACTCCTCATACTGTATTAAAAACATCAGGACATgttgataaattttcagACTGGATGTGTaaagatttgaaatcaGGAGAAATTTTTAGAGCTGATCACTTGATTGAGCAAGTATTACAAAATCGTTTGACTGAGCACAAAAGAATTTGTAATCAGCATGAACGTGATaatccaaaattattagaggGTCAAAAAACTACAAAGGGAAAAAAtggattattattcaaagaGTTAACCGAAGAAGAGATTGAAGATTacgaaaatattttagCAAGAATTGACGGGTTTTCTGGAGAAGATTTGGGTAATATAAtgattaaatataatattagaaatcCTGTAACTTTTGAACCTCTACAACCTCCAACCGCTTTCAACTTAATGTTTGAAACTGCCATTGGTCCTTCGGGTCAGTTAAAAGGGTTTTTAAGACCAGAAACTGCTCAAGGCCAATTcttaaatttcaataaattgttAGATTTCAATAGTGGGAAAGTACCTTTTGCATCAGCTTCTATTGGTAAATCTTTTAGAAATGAAATCTCACCAAGAGCAGGTCTTTTAAGAGTACGAGAGTTTTTAATGGCAGAAATTGAGCATTTCTTAGACCCATTGGATAAGACACATcctaaatttaaaactgtAGCTGATCTTAAAGTTCCTTTATTACATCGTAGTGCACAAGAATCAGGTGAAACTACCCCAATTATTATGACTTTAGGTCAGGCTGTCagaatgaaaatgattgaCAACGAGACTCTTGGTTATTTCATGGGTagaatttatcaatttctaATTAAGGTGGGAGCTgatccaaaaaaattaagatttCGTCAACATTTAGATACTGAGATGGCTCACTATGCTGCAGATTGTTGGGATACAGAATTAAAAACTTCTTATGGCTGGATCGAATGTGTCGGCTGTGCCGATCGTTCTGCTTACGACTTGACTGTTCATTCAAAGAAATCTAATGAAAAGATGGTTGTTAAGCAGATGTTGCCTAGTCCGGTTGAGATTACTAGATGGGAAATTGACATTAacagaaaattatttggtCCAAGATTCAGAAAAGATTCGAAGATAATTGAAACAGCTCTATTAAAGTCAACCCAGAAGGAGTTACAGAAATATGCATCTTCATTGTTGAAAGATGGTTCATTTGCTATTACAGTTCCTGGTTTTACAGAagaattttcaatagattCAGAACTAGTTAccattgaaaaaaagaaaaaattagagCATGTAAGAGAATATGTTCCAAATGTAATTGAACCCTCATTTGGCATAGGGcgtattatatattctatttttgAGCATAGTTTTTGGGTAAGACCAGAGGATTCTGCAAGAGGTGTCTTATCCTTCCCACCACTGGTTGCTCCAACTAAAGTATTGATTGTTCCgttatctaataataaggATTTGATTCCCATAACTACAAAGGTGTCTGAGGCCTTGAAATCTATAAAAATTCCATTTAAAATAGATGATTCTGGTGTCTCGATTGGTAAAAGATATGCTCGTAATGATGAGCTTGGTACCCCTTTTGGCATTACAATTGATTTTGACTCCTTAAAAGATGAATCTGTAACGTTGAGAGAAAGAGATTCTACAAAACAAATTCGTGGTTCAATTTCAGATATTATTCAATCGATTAAAGATATAtcttataataatatatccTGGGAAGATAGTACTAAGAGCTTGAAAATCTTTCAATCTTga